A genomic stretch from Planctomycetaceae bacterium includes:
- a CDS encoding mechanosensitive ion channel, with translation MLYRILTLWTRNTNFLAFQAPDLPSPEAQSSDATQASFTDTLLFEIQQYLTVDTLISRAKVYGPKILAAMAVFILGRMAARFVTSMIVRGASRARMDETLSRFGGNVAYIILLTAVCIASLGCLGIDTSSLTAVLAAAGFAVGMALQGSLSNFASGVLLVFFKPFRVGDTVEVNGIRGRVVDIQIFSTMMLTPDNVRIFVPNSSVTSGTIQNFSAEPRRRIDLVIGCSYNDDIKAVKTLLQSVVTSDPRILKDPAPVVAVAELSDSSVNFVVRPWVTGKEYWDVRFSLIEAIKIGFDEQGFTIPFPSRDIFVHQSSSFEQENVSPAAIKIAA, from the coding sequence ATGCTGTACAGAATTCTGACCCTGTGGACCCGGAACACCAACTTCCTGGCTTTTCAGGCTCCCGATCTGCCTTCCCCCGAAGCTCAGTCATCTGATGCAACTCAAGCGTCTTTTACCGACACGCTCCTTTTCGAAATCCAGCAATACCTGACGGTCGACACGCTGATTAGCCGCGCCAAAGTTTATGGCCCGAAAATTCTGGCTGCGATGGCTGTGTTCATCCTGGGGCGGATGGCTGCCCGATTCGTCACCAGCATGATTGTCCGGGGAGCCTCACGTGCGAGGATGGATGAAACGCTGAGCCGTTTCGGGGGAAATGTTGCTTACATCATTCTGTTAACAGCCGTCTGCATCGCCTCGCTCGGCTGCCTTGGGATAGACACATCATCGTTAACAGCAGTGCTGGCCGCCGCCGGATTTGCTGTTGGGATGGCACTTCAGGGATCACTGTCGAACTTCGCTTCCGGCGTGCTGCTGGTCTTCTTCAAACCATTTCGTGTGGGCGACACGGTCGAAGTGAATGGAATACGCGGCAGAGTCGTGGACATTCAAATCTTCAGCACGATGATGCTGACACCTGACAATGTCAGAATCTTTGTCCCCAACAGTTCAGTCACCAGTGGCACCATTCAGAATTTTTCTGCCGAGCCACGACGCCGAATCGATCTGGTCATCGGTTGCAGCTACAACGACGACATCAAAGCGGTGAAAACGCTGCTTCAATCCGTTGTGACCTCGGACCCACGAATCCTGAAAGACCCCGCGCCGGTTGTGGCAGTCGCGGAACTGTCGGATAGTTCGGTCAATTTTGTCGTTCGCCCCTGGGTCACCGGAAAAGAATACTGGGACGTCAGATTTTCTCTTATCGAGGCCATCAAGATCGGATTTGACGAGCAGGGTTTCACGATTCCGTTTCCGTCACGTGATATTTTCGTACACCAGTCATCCTCATTTGAGCAGGAAAACGTCTCGCCGGCAGCCATTAAGATTGCCGCCTAG
- the pruA gene encoding L-glutamate gamma-semialdehyde dehydrogenase has protein sequence MAKKAASSKKKTLSGSDATEQRTQQIGQELFDRLNYRSPSIFHGRWWEDRLMSWAMGDEAVKVQMFRFVDVLPMLKDHVSIARHLDEYFEDVKQNLPWAARLGLQVSTSNSILSRALAYNARSNASRMARRFIAGSSVDEVIQSVARIRKSGYAFTLDLLGEAVISEDEADRYQQSYFDLISGMATQVNEWPEDVALDWDHERAIPRINVSLKLSALDSQFSPIDASGTFERVAGRLRPLLQLAREKNAYVHVDMEQNDYRPLTLEIFQRVLMEPEFRDWADCGIVIQAYLSDAESDLNSMLAWAKNRGTPVTIRLVKGAYWDYENIVSEYRGWSTPVFRRKWQSDDNFERLSRILMENYQYLRPALASHNLRSLAHGLALAEELRIPDRAIEIQMLYGMSDEQAQLFLERNQRVRIYTPFGELIPGMAYLVRRLLENTSNDSFLRQSFTEHQSVEKLLMKPSMHAASEPPIQDEKPAGFRNEPLTDFSKASSREAMQQAISAVREEFGQEYPLVIDGKSCDSRATLVSRNPSKTSEILGRVASASPEQAIDAIDAARRAWPQWAATDVETRAEYLELIAAEMRERRFELCAWIILECGKPWAEADADVAEAIDFCMYYALEMRRLGVPRQCDFMGEENSYTYRSRGVCVVIAPWNFPLAILTGMTAAAMVAGNTVIMKPAEQSSIVAAKLMELVRNAHIPDGVINYLPGIGEDIGPTLVSSPDVDLIAFTGSQSVGLEINRAAADTDDRQPGVRRVIAEMGGKNAIIIDDDADLDEAVLGVVRSAFGYAGQKCSACSRAIVLDSIYEQFVERLTSATQSLHVGIAEDPATKVGPVIDEDARERIQQLVRKADPEVDGTLALAVDVESLAKQGTFVGPHIFINVEPTSTLAQNEIFGPVLAVIRAKNLDQAFDIANGTRFALTGGVYSRSPVTLRRARNEFEVGNLYLNRDITGAMVNRHPFGGYRMSGIGSKAGGPDYLLQFLVPVNITENTMRRGFAPAVDDSK, from the coding sequence ATGGCCAAGAAGGCAGCATCGTCGAAAAAGAAAACTCTTTCGGGCAGCGATGCCACTGAGCAACGAACACAGCAGATCGGCCAGGAACTGTTCGATCGTTTGAATTACCGGTCACCGTCGATCTTTCATGGTCGCTGGTGGGAAGATCGCCTGATGTCGTGGGCGATGGGCGATGAAGCGGTCAAAGTGCAGATGTTCCGGTTTGTCGACGTGCTTCCGATGCTGAAGGACCACGTTTCAATCGCCCGTCACCTTGACGAGTACTTCGAGGACGTAAAACAGAATCTGCCCTGGGCGGCCCGCCTTGGCCTGCAGGTGTCAACGTCGAATTCCATCCTCAGTCGGGCGCTCGCGTACAATGCCCGCTCGAATGCATCAAGGATGGCTCGCAGATTCATTGCCGGCAGCAGTGTCGACGAAGTCATCCAGTCCGTTGCTCGTATCCGGAAATCCGGTTATGCATTCACACTGGATCTGCTCGGCGAGGCCGTTATCAGTGAAGACGAAGCTGACCGTTATCAACAGTCTTACTTCGACCTGATTTCCGGCATGGCGACTCAGGTGAATGAATGGCCGGAAGATGTTGCACTGGACTGGGACCACGAACGAGCAATTCCGCGAATCAACGTCAGTCTGAAACTGTCAGCCCTCGACAGTCAGTTCAGCCCGATCGACGCCAGCGGAACTTTTGAACGCGTCGCTGGCCGCCTTCGCCCGTTGCTGCAACTGGCTCGCGAAAAGAATGCTTACGTGCATGTGGACATGGAGCAGAATGACTACCGTCCACTCACATTGGAAATATTCCAGCGAGTCCTGATGGAGCCGGAGTTTCGCGACTGGGCCGACTGTGGCATCGTCATCCAGGCCTACCTGTCTGATGCGGAATCCGATTTGAACTCGATGCTGGCATGGGCGAAGAACCGCGGCACACCCGTGACCATTCGACTTGTTAAGGGTGCCTACTGGGACTACGAAAACATCGTTTCGGAGTACCGCGGCTGGAGCACGCCGGTGTTTCGCCGGAAGTGGCAGTCGGACGACAATTTCGAACGCCTTTCACGTATCCTGATGGAAAACTATCAGTACCTGAGACCGGCTCTTGCAAGCCATAACCTCCGAAGCCTTGCCCACGGACTCGCCCTTGCAGAGGAGCTGAGGATTCCGGACAGAGCTATCGAAATTCAAATGCTGTACGGGATGAGCGATGAACAGGCTCAACTGTTTCTGGAACGCAATCAGCGCGTCCGAATTTACACGCCATTCGGTGAATTGATTCCGGGAATGGCGTACCTGGTACGTCGGCTGCTCGAGAACACATCAAACGATTCATTCCTTCGACAAAGTTTTACTGAACACCAGTCAGTCGAGAAGTTGCTCATGAAGCCATCCATGCACGCTGCCAGCGAACCGCCGATTCAGGACGAAAAGCCTGCTGGCTTCCGCAACGAACCACTCACCGATTTTTCAAAGGCGTCCAGTCGGGAAGCCATGCAGCAGGCGATCTCAGCTGTACGGGAAGAATTCGGGCAGGAGTATCCTCTGGTCATCGATGGCAAGTCGTGCGATAGTCGCGCGACACTGGTTTCGCGGAATCCATCGAAGACATCGGAGATTCTGGGACGCGTGGCGTCCGCGAGCCCGGAACAGGCCATCGATGCCATCGATGCCGCTCGACGCGCGTGGCCGCAATGGGCGGCAACCGATGTCGAAACACGTGCTGAATATCTTGAACTTATCGCTGCTGAAATGCGCGAACGCCGATTCGAACTCTGCGCCTGGATCATTCTGGAATGCGGAAAACCCTGGGCCGAAGCGGATGCCGATGTCGCCGAAGCCATCGATTTCTGCATGTACTATGCGCTGGAAATGCGGCGACTTGGTGTGCCACGCCAATGTGATTTTATGGGCGAGGAAAACAGCTATACGTATCGATCGCGTGGCGTATGCGTGGTGATCGCTCCGTGGAACTTTCCTCTCGCTATTCTGACAGGGATGACCGCAGCTGCGATGGTCGCTGGCAACACCGTGATCATGAAGCCCGCGGAGCAGTCGTCCATTGTCGCAGCAAAGCTGATGGAACTTGTCAGAAATGCGCACATCCCCGATGGAGTCATCAACTATCTGCCCGGAATTGGAGAAGACATCGGGCCAACACTGGTCAGCAGCCCGGATGTCGATCTGATCGCATTCACCGGATCTCAGTCTGTTGGACTGGAGATCAATCGAGCGGCGGCCGACACCGACGATCGGCAACCGGGCGTGCGACGAGTCATCGCGGAAATGGGTGGCAAGAATGCAATCATCATCGATGACGACGCTGACCTGGACGAAGCCGTCCTGGGTGTCGTTCGCAGCGCCTTCGGTTACGCAGGCCAGAAATGTTCTGCATGTTCAAGAGCCATTGTGCTCGACAGCATCTACGAACAATTCGTGGAACGGTTAACATCCGCGACACAAAGCCTGCATGTTGGAATCGCTGAAGATCCAGCCACCAAAGTCGGACCGGTCATTGACGAAGACGCCCGTGAACGAATTCAGCAACTCGTCCGGAAAGCCGACCCGGAAGTTGATGGCACGCTGGCGCTCGCTGTCGACGTAGAATCACTCGCAAAGCAGGGCACGTTTGTAGGGCCTCACATTTTCATCAATGTGGAGCCAACCTCAACACTGGCTCAGAATGAAATCTTTGGGCCCGTGCTGGCGGTAATTCGGGCAAAGAATCTGGATCAGGCATTCGATATTGCAAACGGCACCCGATTTGCGCTGACGGGAGGCGTCTACAGTCGCAGCCCGGTCACACTGCGCCGAGCAAGGAACGAATTTGAAGTTGGCAATCTTTACCTGAATCGTGATATCACCGGGGCGATGGTGAATCGACACCCATTTGGCGGCTATCGCATGTCGGGCATTGGCAGCAAAGCGGGTGGGCCGGACTATCTGTTGCAGTTTCTGGTGCCCGTAAATATCACCGAGAACACAATGCGGCGCGGGTTTGCACCCGCCGTAGATGATTCCAAATAA
- a CDS encoding BamA/TamA family outer membrane protein — translation MRLQLQDCQNNQTAEKPRRFLCRSLGGLFLTMCVCAVIEIRLPLSHAQDLSVPGADASQTVIDIRIRGNETIPESVILQKIQIQPRRVFTERMLLEDHRSLMGTRWFFSVSVDFEDTPEGKVLFFTVHERPIVQSVTFIGNDHVKTKMLEAWTGLKSGSPFDHVANADAVSRIEQEYKEKGYYFVKVVLEKGANPSDRQVVFRINEGPKVRVQHRTFEGNRFWGAGDLRKNLASKEALLGFFGGFYHPETLPQDVEALKQFYHNVGFFDVEVDVQPRFSPDKSDVNLHFTIKEGTRYRIRSIRYQGNQVIPTQQLQQDTQLREGQDFNSVPMAKDVRKMLKQYGELGHYFASVVPSPHFTETTGIVDIVYEIDEDRPRYIRNIDVAYDGDYPHTKQTVVWDRMQVFPGDLANPDLIRRSRSRLGGSGLFEPNIMFDVVPVEPENSSFASRSRTYRAQSPDEYDTEAWTNEFAEFTRQAARLSTIGSYPWLPEESADSSKGTSPESNQQPTKSKLNNAIDSKPIPPSISPTAANEAPRQWSYATVSSSAIDQRTMGGHSRLFASNPAASKEITKPSADSSAWDSHGTAINQSASKPPVESLVTGFRSVHPGDVFQAESSEFLTSNLPNTNSPIIRAQSPDAGYGSPYYDPAPGPRDSVLEGSPYRNQFQAMPPGWVDINVRATEGRTGRLMFGAGVNSDAGLVGSFVWDESNFDLFRPPQTFADIIEGRAWRGGGQRFRLEAAPGNQVSRYTLSWTDPYFMYSDYSLTLSGFYFNRFYPDWQEDRLGGRIGLGRQLTPEWSVNAALRLEDVELKHPASPTPAVVAKEIGHNFLSTIRTSVTHDTRDMSIMPGEGHYGDLAWEQAFNDYNYSRVEGEFRQYYTLHSRPDGSGRHVLTLAGLLGWSDRDTPVFERYFAGGFQSFRGFSYRGVTPRSNGVATGGTFQMLGTVEYRIPVTADDMINFAAFTDFGSVEEEVTLNNFRASAGVGLRVVVPAMGPVPLAFDFAFPIASQDYDDQRIFSFYVGVNR, via the coding sequence ATGCGTCTGCAACTTCAAGACTGCCAGAACAACCAGACCGCAGAAAAACCACGCCGATTCCTTTGCAGGAGTTTGGGCGGGCTGTTCCTGACGATGTGCGTATGCGCTGTGATCGAGATTCGCTTACCCCTTTCCCATGCACAGGACCTGAGTGTTCCCGGGGCAGATGCTTCGCAGACCGTCATCGACATTCGAATTCGCGGGAACGAGACCATCCCTGAATCCGTCATCCTGCAGAAGATTCAGATTCAGCCGCGGCGGGTGTTTACGGAACGCATGCTGCTTGAAGACCATCGGTCTCTGATGGGTACCCGCTGGTTCTTCAGTGTTTCAGTCGACTTCGAGGACACCCCGGAAGGCAAGGTGCTCTTCTTTACCGTCCATGAACGTCCGATCGTGCAGAGCGTCACATTCATCGGCAATGATCACGTCAAGACAAAGATGCTGGAAGCCTGGACCGGGCTCAAGTCCGGTAGTCCGTTTGACCATGTTGCGAATGCCGACGCCGTTAGTCGAATCGAACAGGAATACAAAGAAAAAGGCTACTACTTTGTGAAGGTCGTCCTGGAGAAGGGCGCGAATCCGAGCGACCGGCAAGTTGTGTTTCGAATCAATGAAGGCCCGAAAGTTCGGGTACAGCATCGTACATTTGAAGGCAATCGATTCTGGGGGGCCGGTGACCTTCGCAAGAATCTGGCTTCCAAGGAGGCCCTGTTGGGATTCTTCGGGGGATTCTATCACCCGGAGACTCTGCCACAGGATGTCGAAGCACTCAAGCAGTTCTATCACAACGTCGGTTTCTTTGATGTGGAGGTGGATGTTCAGCCCCGCTTCTCCCCCGACAAGTCCGACGTCAACCTGCACTTCACTATCAAAGAAGGCACTCGCTACCGGATCCGCAGTATCCGATACCAGGGCAATCAGGTCATTCCAACGCAGCAACTTCAGCAGGATACGCAACTTCGCGAAGGACAGGACTTCAACTCTGTTCCGATGGCCAAAGACGTCCGAAAAATGCTGAAGCAGTACGGTGAACTCGGACATTATTTCGCATCGGTTGTGCCCTCGCCCCATTTCACCGAAACGACCGGCATCGTGGATATCGTGTACGAGATCGACGAAGACCGCCCACGGTATATCCGAAATATCGATGTTGCCTATGACGGTGACTATCCTCACACGAAGCAAACTGTTGTCTGGGATCGAATGCAGGTATTTCCAGGTGATCTGGCGAATCCTGATTTGATCCGCCGAAGCCGATCGAGGCTCGGCGGCAGCGGATTATTCGAACCCAACATCATGTTTGATGTCGTCCCGGTTGAACCGGAAAACAGCTCTTTTGCTTCGCGCTCTCGAACCTATCGGGCACAGAGCCCGGACGAGTACGACACGGAAGCGTGGACCAACGAGTTCGCGGAATTCACCCGGCAGGCGGCTCGTTTATCAACAATTGGTTCCTACCCATGGTTACCCGAGGAATCTGCAGATTCATCAAAAGGCACCAGCCCGGAAAGCAATCAGCAACCGACAAAGTCTAAGTTGAATAACGCGATTGACAGCAAGCCAATTCCTCCATCCATCTCGCCAACGGCTGCCAACGAAGCTCCACGTCAATGGAGTTACGCGACGGTAAGCTCTTCTGCGATTGACCAAAGAACCATGGGAGGACACAGCCGTCTTTTTGCGAGCAATCCCGCTGCATCAAAGGAGATCACAAAACCATCAGCAGATTCCAGCGCATGGGACAGTCACGGGACTGCAATCAATCAGTCTGCTTCAAAGCCCCCTGTCGAATCGTTAGTGACGGGCTTTCGATCGGTTCACCCCGGTGACGTTTTTCAGGCGGAATCATCCGAATTCCTGACGTCCAATCTGCCGAATACCAACAGTCCTATTATTCGAGCACAAAGCCCGGATGCCGGTTATGGTTCACCTTATTACGATCCCGCTCCCGGCCCCCGGGATTCAGTCCTGGAAGGTAGTCCCTATCGCAACCAGTTTCAGGCGATGCCACCCGGCTGGGTCGACATCAACGTGCGTGCGACCGAAGGACGCACAGGGCGACTGATGTTCGGAGCCGGCGTGAACAGTGACGCGGGACTTGTCGGCTCCTTCGTCTGGGACGAGAGCAATTTTGACTTGTTTCGTCCACCTCAGACCTTTGCCGACATCATTGAAGGTCGTGCATGGCGAGGTGGCGGCCAAAGATTCCGACTCGAAGCTGCACCGGGTAATCAGGTCAGCCGCTATACACTGAGCTGGACGGATCCGTATTTCATGTACAGCGACTACAGCCTGACGCTCAGTGGGTTCTACTTCAATCGCTTCTATCCCGACTGGCAGGAAGACCGACTCGGAGGCCGGATCGGTCTTGGTCGACAGCTGACACCAGAATGGTCGGTGAACGCGGCCCTGCGTCTGGAAGATGTTGAGCTGAAGCACCCCGCTTCACCGACTCCGGCAGTGGTTGCGAAGGAAATCGGTCACAATTTCCTCTCCACAATTCGAACATCCGTGACGCATGATACTCGCGACATGTCCATCATGCCCGGGGAAGGGCATTATGGTGATCTCGCATGGGAGCAGGCCTTTAACGACTACAATTACTCTCGGGTTGAGGGTGAGTTTCGGCAGTACTATACGCTGCATAGTCGACCAGACGGATCCGGGCGACATGTATTGACTCTCGCTGGCTTGCTGGGCTGGAGCGACCGCGATACGCCTGTCTTCGAACGCTACTTTGCGGGTGGATTTCAGTCCTTCCGCGGATTCTCCTATCGTGGAGTGACTCCTCGTTCCAATGGAGTTGCAACCGGGGGAACATTCCAGATGCTGGGCACGGTGGAATACAGAATTCCAGTCACCGCAGATGACATGATCAACTTCGCGGCTTTCACCGACTTCGGTTCGGTCGAAGAAGAAGTCACACTGAACAACTTCCGTGCAAGTGCGGGCGTTGGGCTTCGCGTTGTTGTGCCAGCGATGGGTCCTGTCCCGCTGGCATTCGACTTCGCATTTCCGATCGCGTCTCAGGACTACGACGACCAGAGAATCTTCAGCTTCTATGTCGGTGTCAATCGTTAG
- a CDS encoding DUF447 family protein, which yields MIVEGLLTTVDSAGKINVAPMGPIVSDDFQKLLLRPFQPSTSFTNLSETRVGVFHVVDRVDIIARAAIGQLTNLPPVVAANTVTGYVLQDCCRWFELEVDSVDATEARSLIPSTVVFTGERRPFFGFNRARHAVLEAAIIATRIHLLDWTTINQAFEFLAPAVSKTGGPIEKDSFEMLREYVQTRRDASS from the coding sequence ATGATAGTTGAAGGTCTGCTGACCACAGTCGATTCTGCTGGAAAAATCAACGTGGCACCTATGGGGCCCATCGTCAGCGATGACTTTCAGAAATTGCTGCTGCGCCCGTTTCAGCCATCGACATCCTTCACAAACCTGAGTGAGACTCGAGTCGGCGTTTTTCATGTTGTTGATCGGGTTGATATCATCGCTCGGGCAGCCATTGGTCAATTGACGAACCTGCCGCCGGTGGTAGCGGCCAATACCGTCACCGGCTACGTACTGCAGGATTGTTGTCGATGGTTTGAACTCGAAGTCGACTCGGTGGATGCAACTGAAGCCCGGTCACTGATACCTTCGACGGTGGTATTCACCGGTGAACGCAGACCCTTTTTCGGATTCAACCGAGCTCGCCACGCTGTCCTGGAAGCTGCAATCATCGCAACGCGAATCCACCTGCTCGACTGGACCACCATCAACCAGGCCTTCGAATTTCTGGCGCCAGCAGTATCCAAAACGGGTGGCCCAATCGAAAAAGATTCTTTCGAGATGTTGCGAGAATATGTTCAGACCCGCCGGGATGCCTCTTCATGA
- a CDS encoding Hsp20/alpha crystallin family protein — MHWNSNLLPAAEALNSIRRDFERAVGSNRRSDAGMSGYESPSEFLVVLDVPGVKVEDIEITLHDDILTIEGKREMSVPEGYTEVFGDRNVSEFKRTLRLREAVNRDQIDAEIKDGVLTVRLPRAAEKQPAKISVRQGS; from the coding sequence ATGCACTGGAACTCGAATCTGTTGCCGGCCGCCGAGGCATTGAATTCAATTCGGCGGGATTTTGAGCGAGCTGTCGGAAGCAATCGTCGCAGCGATGCAGGGATGTCGGGATACGAAAGCCCTTCAGAATTCCTGGTTGTGCTGGACGTTCCCGGGGTCAAAGTTGAGGATATCGAAATCACGCTGCATGACGATATCCTCACGATCGAAGGCAAACGCGAGATGAGTGTGCCGGAAGGTTACACCGAAGTCTTCGGCGATCGGAATGTCTCCGAGTTCAAGCGAACCCTGCGACTTCGTGAAGCCGTGAATCGAGATCAGATCGATGCTGAGATCAAAGACGGTGTGCTTACCGTTCGGCTGCCCAGAGCTGCCGAAAAGCAGCCTGCAAAGATATCGGTGCGTCAGGGAAGCTAA